Proteins encoded together in one Shewanella oneidensis MR-1 window:
- the gpmM gene encoding 2,3-bisphosphoglycerate-independent phosphoglycerate mutase produces MTTTKRPIALLILDGWGYRENTHMNAVYHANTPVLDRLNAQYAHGLISGSGLDVGLPDGQMGNSEVGHINLGSGRIVYQELTRISKAIADHEFEQNPALCDAVDAAVKTGGAVHIMGLLSPGGVHSHEEHIEAMCRMAVARGATKVYLHAFLDGRDTPPRSAKSSLSHFDDLFTTLGHGRIASIIGRYFAMDRDNRWDRVSQAYDLITQGKSKFQYDNAVTALEAAYSRDENDEFVSSSAITDANGQVATLQDGDALIFMNFRADRARQITRSFINPEFDGFARAVTPKVNFVTLTEYAADIKAPIAYPSDNLVNTLGEVLQNRGRTQLRISETEKYAHVTFFFNGGKEEPFNGEDRILINSPKVATYDLQPEMSSTELTDKLVAAIESTKYDVIICNYPNGDMVGHTGNFDAAVKACEAVDACIGRVVEALAKVGGECIITADHGNAEQMTDETTGQAHTAHTSELVPFVFVGRDATIDKGGKLSDVAPTILHLMGESIPAEMTGKPLIHVKE; encoded by the coding sequence ATGACGACAACTAAACGTCCAATCGCGTTGTTGATCCTCGATGGCTGGGGTTACCGTGAAAATACGCATATGAATGCGGTTTACCACGCGAATACGCCAGTACTCGACCGTCTCAACGCCCAATATGCCCATGGTTTAATTTCTGGCTCCGGCTTAGATGTAGGCTTGCCCGATGGACAGATGGGGAACTCTGAAGTAGGCCATATCAACTTAGGTTCTGGCCGAATCGTTTACCAAGAGTTGACCCGCATCAGTAAAGCCATTGCGGATCATGAGTTTGAACAAAATCCCGCCCTATGCGATGCCGTAGACGCAGCAGTTAAAACCGGCGGTGCGGTGCACATTATGGGCTTGCTCTCACCCGGTGGCGTACACAGCCATGAAGAGCATATCGAAGCCATGTGCCGGATGGCGGTTGCTCGCGGTGCCACTAAAGTGTATTTACATGCCTTTTTAGACGGTCGTGACACGCCACCGCGTAGCGCCAAAAGTAGCCTAAGTCATTTTGATGATCTGTTTACTACATTAGGCCATGGCCGAATCGCCTCGATCATCGGCCGTTACTTTGCCATGGATCGCGATAACCGCTGGGACCGCGTCTCACAAGCCTACGATTTAATCACCCAAGGCAAGTCAAAATTCCAATACGACAACGCTGTTACTGCATTAGAAGCCGCCTACAGCCGCGATGAGAACGATGAGTTTGTGTCTTCATCGGCAATTACCGATGCCAACGGCCAAGTTGCGACCTTGCAAGATGGTGATGCACTGATATTTATGAACTTCCGTGCCGACCGTGCCCGCCAAATCACCCGCAGCTTTATCAATCCAGAGTTTGACGGCTTTGCACGTGCGGTAACGCCAAAGGTTAACTTTGTCACCCTGACGGAATACGCCGCCGATATCAAAGCGCCGATTGCCTACCCGTCTGACAACCTAGTTAATACCTTAGGTGAAGTGCTACAAAATCGCGGCCGTACTCAGTTACGTATCTCCGAAACTGAAAAATACGCCCATGTAACCTTCTTCTTCAACGGCGGTAAGGAAGAGCCATTTAACGGGGAGGATCGCATTCTGATCAACTCCCCTAAAGTGGCGACCTACGATCTGCAACCTGAGATGAGCTCAACCGAGCTGACCGACAAGTTAGTTGCGGCGATTGAGTCAACTAAATACGATGTGATTATCTGTAACTACCCGAATGGTGATATGGTTGGCCACACAGGCAACTTTGACGCCGCGGTTAAAGCCTGTGAAGCCGTTGATGCCTGTATCGGCCGAGTGGTTGAAGCGCTGGCAAAAGTGGGCGGTGAATGTATTATTACCGCAGACCATGGCAACGCCGAGCAAATGACCGACGAAACCACGGGTCAAGCCCATACAGCGCACACCAGTGAACTTGTGCCCTTTGTGTTTGTTGGCCGCGATGCCACCATTGATAAAGGCGGTAAACTGAGCGATGTCGCCCCAACAATTCTGCACCTAATGGGTGAATCCATTCCAGCAGAGATGACGGGCAAGCCCTTAATCCACGTTAAAGAGTAG
- a CDS encoding rhodanese-like domain-containing protein, producing MQEYIEFFKAHTLLSLAWVGLFVMLVVSVIKSSFSKIKNVTHQELTIMVNRQDAKVVDVRSNDDFRKGHIVGAVNVTLADIKNNQVSALEKFKGSPIILVCNAGMTSSQAAQLLSKQGFENLYNLKGGMGEWQAANMPVSKSKR from the coding sequence ATGCAAGAATATATCGAATTTTTTAAGGCTCACACTCTGCTAAGTCTGGCTTGGGTGGGTTTGTTTGTAATGCTTGTGGTCAGTGTGATCAAATCGAGCTTCTCTAAAATCAAAAATGTCACTCATCAAGAACTCACTATTATGGTGAACAGACAAGACGCCAAAGTCGTGGATGTGCGTTCTAATGATGATTTCCGTAAGGGCCATATTGTTGGTGCAGTTAACGTTACGCTCGCGGATATTAAAAATAATCAGGTTTCAGCCCTTGAAAAGTTTAAAGGTAGTCCCATTATACTGGTATGCAATGCTGGCATGACCTCGTCTCAAGCGGCTCAGCTTTTAAGTAAACAAGGTTTTGAAAACCTGTATAACTTGAAAGGTGGTATGGGTGAATGGCAGGCAGCCAATATGCCTGTTTCAAAAAGCAAAAGATAA